A single Flavobacteriales bacterium DNA region contains:
- a CDS encoding HAD-IIIA family hydrolase translates to MDKTWTLFLDRDGVINKRLIDDYVKSVDEFKFLYGAKKAIAAFSQIFGRIIVVTNQQGIGKGLMSVNDLEQIHQKMKNAIEKSGGRIDKIYHCPQLKTVKNNCRKPNNTMGLMAKKDFPEIDFKKSLMIGDSISDLKFAQNLGMQSIFIKTKKEESEQKITKFEATSLYSLASYF, encoded by the coding sequence ATAGATAAAACTTGGACGCTCTTTTTGGATAGAGATGGGGTAATAAACAAGCGTTTGATTGATGATTACGTAAAATCTGTTGACGAGTTCAAATTTTTGTATGGAGCCAAAAAAGCAATTGCCGCTTTTAGTCAAATTTTTGGCCGAATCATCGTTGTTACAAACCAGCAAGGCATTGGCAAAGGTTTAATGTCGGTAAATGATTTAGAGCAAATTCATCAAAAAATGAAAAATGCCATTGAAAAATCAGGAGGTCGAATAGACAAAATCTACCATTGTCCGCAATTAAAAACCGTAAAAAATAATTGTAGAAAACCCAACAATACCATGGGTTTAATGGCCAAAAAAGATTTTCCGGAAATTGATTTTAAAAAAAGTTTGATGATTGGTGATAGTATCTCTGATTTGAAGTTTGCTCAAAATTTGGGCATGCAGTCTATTTTTATCAAAACAAAAAAGGAAGAATCTGAACAAAAAATTACCAAGTTTGAGGCAACAAGTTTATACAGTTTAGCGTCATACTTCTGA
- a CDS encoding deoxynucleoside kinase has translation MHIAVAGNIGAGKTTLTGLLAKHYSWEPHYESLDNNPYISDFYEDMQRWSFNLQVFFLNSRFAGVQNIRRRGETVIQDRTIYEDAYIFAPNLHSMGLMSTRDFDTYQQLFSSIRSMIEPPDLMIYLRASISALVNRIQKRGRDYEDSIRLDYLKRLNERYEAWISTYNDGKLLIIDVDDLDFEHNAEDLGKIISKIDSEVHGLF, from the coding sequence ATGCATATTGCTGTAGCAGGAAATATTGGAGCAGGAAAAACTACCTTAACAGGATTGCTGGCCAAACATTACAGTTGGGAGCCACACTACGAATCATTAGATAATAACCCGTATATATCTGATTTTTATGAAGATATGCAGCGATGGTCGTTCAATCTGCAAGTGTTTTTCTTAAACAGCCGTTTTGCCGGAGTACAAAACATTAGAAGAAGAGGGGAGACCGTTATTCAGGACAGAACCATATATGAAGATGCTTACATTTTTGCACCCAACCTTCATTCTATGGGGCTTATGAGTACTCGCGACTTTGACACCTATCAGCAGCTTTTTAGCAGTATCCGATCAATGATAGAACCGCCTGACTTGATGATTTATCTAAGAGCAAGCATTTCTGCATTGGTAAATAGAATTCAGAAAAGGGGTAGAGATTACGAAGACAGTATAAGGCTTGATTATCTAAAAAGACTCAACGAACGATACGAAGCATGGATAAGTACCTACAATGATGGGAAACTGCTTATTATTGATGTTGACGATTTAGACTTTGAACACAATGCCGAAGATTTAGGTAAAATAATCAGCAAAATAGATTCGGAGGTACATGGCTTATTTTAA
- a CDS encoding response regulator transcription factor — MNAYIIEDEAKSMLYLSDLLRTNHPEINIVGYADKLGDAASDLQQLKVDILFCDIKVQGLNSINFLETLELVKTNIIFTTAYKDFAIRAFRLNAVDYLLKPIDPDELREAINRVKIEKDANPEEGSEKDENALKDKLIISETGSKIIIKVEDILYLMASGTYTKIHLVDGACHISSKNLRHYELCLKDNHFFRIHHGTLVQLGKVKQFETKKNELILENGDALVVSYRKKPAFIEALSKFGLR; from the coding sequence ATGAATGCGTATATTATTGAAGATGAGGCCAAAAGCATGTTATATTTAAGTGATTTACTTCGCACAAATCACCCAGAAATTAACATTGTGGGCTATGCCGACAAACTGGGAGATGCCGCATCAGATTTGCAACAACTGAAAGTGGACATTCTTTTTTGCGACATAAAGGTGCAGGGGCTGAATAGCATCAATTTTTTGGAAACATTAGAGTTGGTAAAAACAAACATAATCTTTACCACTGCCTACAAGGATTTTGCAATTAGAGCTTTTCGACTAAATGCAGTAGATTATTTGTTAAAACCCATCGACCCCGACGAATTAAGGGAAGCCATAAACAGGGTAAAGATAGAGAAAGATGCCAACCCCGAAGAAGGTTCTGAAAAAGATGAAAATGCCCTCAAGGATAAACTTATTATATCCGAAACAGGGAGTAAAATCATAATAAAAGTGGAGGATATACTGTATTTAATGGCTTCAGGTACCTACACAAAAATTCATTTGGTTGATGGAGCCTGCCATATTTCATCAAAAAATCTAAGACATTATGAGTTATGTTTGAAAGACAATCATTTTTTTAGAATTCATCATGGCACACTTGTTCAACTCGGAAAAGTGAAACAATTTGAAACAAAAAAAAATGAATTAATCTTAGAAAATGGCGATGCTCTTGTTGTTTCATACCGCAAAAAACCTGCTTTTATCGAAGCGTTGTCTAAATTTGGACTGAGATGA
- a CDS encoding SAM-dependent methyltransferase: MIKLSSSFRDPSGYVFKKDDFVYRHISKSGIENYDRFMQNGLYEQLAKKKYLVRHEETERNGTTAVIKPEQISFISYPYEWSFSMLKDAALLTLNIQKESIQKGMSLKDASAYNVQFANGIPIFIDTLSFEPYQEGKPWVGYKQFCQHFLAPLALASYVDIRCLQLLKNYIDGIPLDLASKLLPVKTKFKFSLATHIHLHAKSQLKYADKQTNQHKGRGVSKMAMLGLIDNLANGIKSLQWKPKGTEWGEYYTFTNYTDNSFDAKKQLVEKYIDQTNAKSLWDMGANDGTFSRIAADKAIATIAFDIDPIAVEKNYMQGKKTKKPMLPLLQDLTNPSPALGWANIERDNLATRGMADVVMALALIHHIAISNNVSLEMVAKYFSTLGHFLIIEFVPKQDSQVQKLLATRTDIFEHYHETGFENSFNNYFEILEKNKVGDSHRTLYLMRKKHV; encoded by the coding sequence ATGATTAAACTATCGTCGTCGTTTCGCGACCCTTCAGGATATGTTTTTAAAAAAGATGACTTTGTTTATAGACATATAAGCAAGTCGGGCATTGAAAACTACGACCGTTTTATGCAAAATGGTCTTTACGAACAACTTGCAAAAAAAAAGTATCTTGTTCGGCACGAAGAAACGGAACGAAATGGCACTACGGCGGTCATAAAACCTGAGCAAATTAGCTTTATTTCATACCCATACGAGTGGTCGTTTAGTATGCTTAAAGATGCAGCTTTATTGACTTTAAACATACAAAAAGAAAGCATTCAAAAAGGTATGAGTTTGAAAGATGCCTCGGCCTATAATGTTCAATTTGCCAATGGTATCCCCATTTTTATTGATACATTGTCTTTTGAGCCTTACCAAGAGGGCAAACCCTGGGTGGGATACAAACAATTCTGTCAGCATTTTTTGGCACCCCTTGCCTTGGCTTCTTATGTTGATATTCGATGTTTGCAACTTTTAAAGAACTATATAGACGGCATTCCGCTTGATTTGGCATCAAAACTTTTACCGGTAAAAACGAAGTTCAAATTTTCGTTGGCCACACATATACATCTGCATGCAAAATCACAATTGAAATATGCCGACAAACAAACCAACCAACACAAAGGCCGTGGCGTGAGCAAAATGGCCATGCTTGGTTTGATTGACAACCTAGCCAACGGCATTAAATCGTTGCAATGGAAACCCAAAGGAACTGAGTGGGGCGAGTATTATACATTTACCAATTATACCGACAATAGCTTTGATGCAAAGAAGCAATTGGTAGAAAAATATATTGACCAAACAAATGCAAAAAGCCTGTGGGATATGGGTGCAAACGATGGAACATTCAGCCGCATTGCAGCCGATAAAGCCATTGCTACCATTGCCTTCGACATTGACCCTATTGCCGTTGAAAAAAACTATATGCAAGGCAAAAAAACAAAAAAGCCCATGCTGCCTTTGCTGCAAGATCTTACCAATCCGAGTCCGGCATTGGGTTGGGCAAACATTGAACGAGACAACCTTGCCACCAGAGGTATGGCGGATGTGGTTATGGCATTGGCATTGATTCATCATATTGCCATTAGCAACAACGTTTCGTTAGAAATGGTTGCAAAATACTTTTCTACTTTAGGACATTTTTTGATTATTGAGTTTGTGCCAAAACAAGACTCTCAAGTGCAAAAATTACTTGCCACCCGCACGGATATTTTTGAACATTATCATGAAACCGGATTTGAAAATTCATTTAATAATTATTTTGAGATTTTAGAAAAAAATAAGGTCGGAGACTCGCACCGAACCCTCTATCTGATGAGAAAGAAACATGTTTAA
- a CDS encoding dehydrogenase yields MIIRSKAPLRIGLAGGGTDVSPFADIYGGNILNATINLYAHATIIPTHQNQIELIAKDRKEELVCSFDQYLPINGKLDILKGVYNRIVKDFGEVPSGFKLITYVDAPPGSGLGSSSTLVVAILGAFTHWLKLPLGEYDIAHLAYEIERLDLKLAGGRQDQYAATFGGFNFMEFYKDDKVIVNPLRIRQKYVAELQNNIVLFYTGTSRESAEIIEKQVKAVNKNATEQIEATLIVKEQSIKMKEALLRGELHKIGEILHRGWESKKKMATGISNSEIEKLYETAMRAGANGGKISGAGGGGFMFFYCPENTRYDVIEAISKLDGRVTPYEFAMNGLYSYSIQE; encoded by the coding sequence ATGATTATTCGAAGCAAAGCTCCTTTACGTATTGGTTTGGCAGGTGGTGGCACAGACGTAAGCCCGTTTGCCGACATTTATGGTGGAAATATTTTGAATGCAACCATCAACCTTTATGCACATGCCACAATTATCCCCACTCATCAAAATCAAATAGAGTTAATTGCCAAAGACAGAAAAGAGGAACTTGTTTGTTCGTTTGACCAGTATTTGCCAATAAATGGCAAGTTGGACATTTTAAAAGGAGTATATAACCGAATTGTCAAAGATTTCGGCGAAGTGCCTTCGGGTTTTAAATTAATAACGTATGTTGATGCCCCTCCGGGTTCGGGTTTGGGCTCGTCTTCTACTTTGGTAGTGGCCATTTTGGGTGCTTTCACGCATTGGTTAAAATTGCCGTTGGGAGAATATGACATTGCACATTTGGCCTATGAAATAGAACGATTAGACCTAAAACTTGCCGGTGGAAGACAAGACCAATATGCGGCCACTTTTGGCGGTTTTAATTTTATGGAGTTTTATAAAGATGACAAGGTTATTGTTAACCCGCTCCGAATACGCCAAAAATATGTGGCAGAGTTGCAGAATAACATTGTTTTATTTTATACCGGAACCAGCAGAGAATCGGCAGAAATCATTGAAAAACAGGTAAAGGCGGTCAATAAAAATGCCACAGAACAAATTGAGGCTACGTTGATTGTAAAAGAACAAAGCATAAAAATGAAAGAAGCCTTGCTGCGAGGAGAATTGCATAAAATAGGCGAAATTTTGCATCGAGGTTGGGAAAGTAAAAAGAAAATGGCCACAGGAATTAGCAATTCTGAAATAGAAAAACTGTACGAAACGGCAATGCGAGCAGGAGCCAATGGAGGCAAAATTTCGGGTGCTGGAGGTGGCGGTTTTATGTTCTTTTATTGCCCAGAAAATACTCGATACGATGTAATAGAGGCTATTTCAAAGTTGGATGGAAGGGTCACCCCGTATGAGTTTGCAATGAACGGTTTATACAGTTATTCTATCCAAGAATGA
- a CDS encoding gliding motility-associated C-terminal domain-containing protein, translating into MRVKLRYIIVNLLLIATLSVPVRATHLIGGYMSYQFLRTEANNNKTFKISLTMFRDLEQSSVDFDDEIEIGIYLNNTDRSRNQVLKAPLLKRQLVKPPGSEQCDYYANKRIEMGYYEKTVTLAPYPQGYHVYFVRCCRNIQNNITSGSDGPDQGQTYYCFIPNPALENSSPFFSGVPSPYMCNNDTNSFLNRAIDIDGDSLVYRFVHPFQGGSPDLNGSAPSPPQYMPWPIVTVDYQSGYGTSYPFGVSGYTNINPSNGLTTLMARTPGSYIIAIEVLEYRNGVLLSSVRLDMQILVLDCPPNRKPKLSNTGGKYFEVEAGNKLCFTVTGKDFDVSPVQNVTVFATGDILTGENGIKPPLAKMTKSTAPGTVSTDFCWTPSCEQYRDKPYLVTLSVQDDGCPPKYENYNIEIKVNKFKGADKITGPKRVCTGEGYEYEYRAEVPSGKGTFFWAVNKGEIIGRKDSSVVKLRFDGINKAQIKMVEISQFGCPGDTVIYDVDLVQSPQLPIISGEDTVCLGSIGKNYTAINHAGSTYNWFISDPTLNHSNGNGNTFTTDWTKLGDFRISVIETNTDGCSSDTAEFDVNVRKPNPGLVGSITVCPNAEKIVYVATGGSGSTYNWNVVGGTQVSGNNSAKIEITWGEEGLGFVKLIETDKWGCVSDLIQIPVKKTYNLDGSKAIGDTNVCEFDAGVPYYVIYSSGSVYRWSINGGIQASGDSTSKITINWGAFGLGRIGVQQWAFDKVNNRECISPVVYVNVKINPIPTANTINGDFEMCQTTQLQTYSVNGFVGSTYHWEINGSDKNIVGQGTNQIQVAWPLPGTYSIRVTELSKDSCPGQPIDTVMIVRPKPTAGLIEGEPIVCFPNNNQIKYKLMGFPNSTYQWFVTGGSSSGGNVDSIIIDFNNQGYAEVAVVETSEYGCVGDTIKLPVYINNLQLDLDRVSVGFPDDKMHIEWRNVTNDLTSTDYSVWRRAYNSEILWSPVVSTNFENYLEKPINTDEFAYEYQIESTDMCGNKILSEIHRSILLEGVQDSKNSKITLQFSPYVGWDNGVERYELYRSLNEDKTLYFSHTVAEQADILVDVDNQNYRQCFRIKAYELAGQNKVSWSNEICFFFSPDVFVPTAFSPNKDGLNETFLPVTLAVKDFEMKIYNRWGEHIFTTTNPAIGWDGTYKGVESPLGVYAFIVTFTDSENNSYQRTGTFHLMR; encoded by the coding sequence TTGAGAGTTAAGTTAAGATATATTATCGTCAATTTGTTGCTCATTGCAACTTTGTCTGTTCCTGTTAGGGCTACGCACCTTATTGGGGGCTATATGAGTTATCAATTTTTAAGAACAGAAGCCAACAATAACAAGACGTTCAAAATTTCGCTTACCATGTTTAGAGACTTGGAGCAAAGCTCGGTGGATTTTGATGATGAGATAGAAATTGGTATTTATCTTAATAATACAGATCGCTCTCGAAACCAAGTGCTTAAAGCTCCACTTTTAAAAAGGCAATTGGTAAAACCTCCGGGTAGCGAGCAATGTGATTATTATGCCAATAAGCGAATAGAAATGGGGTATTATGAAAAAACTGTTACCTTAGCTCCTTATCCGCAAGGCTATCATGTATATTTTGTTAGGTGTTGCAGAAATATTCAAAACAACATAACCAGTGGTTCTGACGGACCCGATCAGGGGCAAACCTATTACTGCTTTATTCCCAATCCTGCATTAGAAAACAGCAGTCCTTTTTTTTCGGGTGTGCCAAGTCCGTATATGTGTAACAACGACACGAATTCGTTTTTGAATAGAGCTATAGATATTGACGGAGATTCTCTGGTATATCGCTTTGTTCATCCTTTTCAAGGAGGTAGCCCTGATTTGAATGGTTCTGCACCCTCTCCACCACAATACATGCCCTGGCCTATTGTTACAGTAGATTACCAAAGCGGTTATGGCACCTCGTATCCTTTTGGAGTTTCGGGATATACAAATATTAATCCTTCAAATGGCCTAACCACACTGATGGCCAGAACCCCAGGAAGCTACATTATTGCCATAGAAGTATTGGAATATCGAAACGGAGTTTTGCTGAGTTCCGTTCGGCTTGATATGCAAATATTGGTTTTGGATTGTCCGCCAAACCGCAAACCCAAATTGAGTAATACGGGAGGAAAATACTTTGAAGTAGAGGCGGGTAATAAGCTCTGTTTTACCGTTACAGGTAAGGATTTTGATGTTTCTCCGGTTCAAAATGTTACCGTTTTTGCCACCGGCGATATCCTAACTGGAGAAAATGGCATAAAACCGCCATTGGCTAAAATGACCAAATCAACCGCTCCTGGAACAGTGAGTACTGATTTTTGTTGGACTCCATCGTGCGAACAATATAGAGATAAACCCTATTTGGTTACTTTATCTGTGCAGGATGACGGTTGCCCACCGAAATACGAGAATTATAACATTGAAATTAAAGTAAACAAATTTAAAGGGGCTGACAAAATTACTGGCCCCAAACGCGTGTGTACGGGCGAGGGTTATGAGTATGAATATCGTGCTGAGGTACCTTCCGGCAAAGGAACATTTTTTTGGGCTGTAAATAAGGGCGAAATTATTGGTCGAAAAGATTCGAGCGTTGTGAAATTAAGATTTGACGGAATCAACAAAGCTCAAATAAAAATGGTAGAAATTAGCCAATTTGGTTGCCCGGGCGATACCGTGATTTATGATGTAGATTTGGTTCAATCGCCGCAACTACCTATTATTTCTGGAGAAGATACCGTTTGTTTGGGATCAATTGGAAAAAATTATACGGCTATAAATCATGCCGGATCTACCTATAATTGGTTTATTTCCGACCCCACGTTAAATCATTCAAACGGAAATGGAAATACTTTTACAACAGACTGGACAAAACTTGGTGATTTTCGAATTTCTGTAATTGAAACTAATACCGATGGTTGCAGCAGTGATACAGCCGAGTTTGACGTGAATGTCAGAAAACCCAACCCTGGGTTGGTTGGTTCTATTACGGTATGTCCAAATGCGGAAAAAATTGTTTATGTAGCAACAGGTGGCTCTGGCTCAACATACAATTGGAATGTGGTTGGTGGCACGCAGGTTTCTGGAAACAATTCAGCAAAAATTGAAATAACTTGGGGTGAAGAAGGTCTTGGTTTTGTTAAATTAATAGAGACTGATAAGTGGGGTTGTGTTAGCGATTTAATTCAAATTCCGGTCAAGAAAACCTATAATTTGGATGGATCAAAAGCCATTGGCGATACAAATGTTTGCGAGTTTGATGCCGGAGTTCCATATTATGTGATTTATTCAAGCGGCTCAGTTTATCGTTGGTCGATAAATGGAGGCATACAGGCCAGCGGAGATTCTACCTCAAAAATAACCATAAATTGGGGTGCTTTCGGCCTTGGCCGAATTGGAGTTCAGCAGTGGGCTTTTGATAAAGTGAATAATCGAGAATGTATAAGCCCTGTCGTGTATGTGAATGTTAAAATTAACCCAATACCCACAGCTAACACTATAAATGGCGATTTTGAAATGTGTCAAACCACCCAGTTGCAGACATATTCGGTCAATGGTTTTGTTGGCTCAACCTATCATTGGGAAATAAATGGAAGTGATAAAAACATCGTCGGTCAAGGAACCAATCAAATACAAGTGGCTTGGCCTCTGCCCGGAACGTATAGTATAAGGGTAACCGAGCTTTCAAAAGATTCATGCCCGGGGCAGCCAATAGACACGGTTATGATAGTGAGACCCAAGCCAACGGCAGGTCTAATTGAAGGAGAGCCAATTGTCTGTTTTCCGAATAATAATCAGATAAAATACAAATTGATGGGTTTCCCAAATTCAACCTATCAGTGGTTTGTAACAGGCGGTAGCTCCAGTGGCGGAAATGTAGATTCTATCATCATAGATTTTAATAATCAGGGATATGCGGAGGTTGCAGTTGTTGAAACTTCGGAGTATGGATGCGTTGGAGATACCATTAAATTACCGGTATATATTAATAATTTACAACTCGATTTAGACAGAGTGAGTGTTGGTTTTCCTGACGATAAAATGCACATTGAATGGAGAAATGTAACCAACGATTTAACTTCTACTGATTACAGTGTGTGGAGAAGAGCATACAACAGCGAAATTCTTTGGTCTCCGGTAGTTTCTACTAATTTTGAAAATTATCTTGAGAAACCAATAAACACGGATGAGTTTGCTTATGAATATCAAATTGAAAGCACAGACATGTGTGGCAACAAAATTTTGTCCGAAATTCACAGAAGCATTCTTTTAGAGGGCGTTCAGGATAGCAAAAACTCCAAAATTACACTCCAATTTTCGCCATACGTTGGTTGGGATAATGGTGTGGAGCGATATGAACTTTATAGAAGTTTGAACGAAGATAAAACACTTTATTTTAGCCATACCGTAGCCGAACAAGCTGATATTTTGGTTGATGTTGATAATCAAAACTACAGACAGTGCTTTAGAATAAAGGCCTACGAATTGGCTGGACAAAACAAAGTTTCTTGGAGCAACGAAATATGCTTTTTCTTTAGTCCTGACGTGTTTGTTCCAACGGCCTTTAGCCCAAATAAAGACGGACTTAATGAAACCTTCCTACCTGTTACCTTAGCGGTTAAAGATTTTGAAATGAAGATTTACAATCGGTGGGGGGAGCATATTTTTACAACCACAAATCCTGCTATTGGTTGGGATGGAACGTACAAAGGAGTTGAATCTCCATTGGGTGTCTATGCCTTCATTGTCACATTTACCGATTCCGAAAACAACTCCTATCAGCGAACAGGCACTTTCCATTTGATGAGATAG
- a CDS encoding DUF2188 domain-containing protein, producing MADIRTSSFWLDLLKKIFKSILRRKGISTTKQTHNQHVVPFEDGWAVRGEGNERITASYNYQEDAIDRAKEIAKNYQSSVIIHRKDGTIRDRINF from the coding sequence ATGGCAGATATTAGAACTTCTTCCTTTTGGCTTGACCTTCTTAAAAAAATATTCAAATCAATTTTAAGAAGAAAAGGGATTTCTACCACCAAACAAACACACAATCAACATGTTGTGCCTTTTGAAGACGGTTGGGCTGTTCGGGGCGAAGGAAATGAGCGAATTACCGCTTCGTATAACTATCAGGAAGATGCCATTGACAGAGCAAAAGAAATTGCCAAAAATTATCAATCATCGGTTATTATTCATCGAAAAGATGGCACCATTCGTGATCGGATAAATTTCTAA
- the ygiD gene encoding 4,5-DOPA dioxygenase extradiol: protein MANQPIIKTDSTIHEKQEQKAKKNSMSEKLMPALFLGHGSPMNAIEENDFVKTFRSIGQSLPKPKAILCVSAHWETKGTLVTAMPTPRTIHDFGGFPKELYEINYPAPGSPECAEKVKQEVQKTEIGLDYQWGLDHGAWTVIKHLYPMADVPVFQMSIDYSKPAQYHYELATELQQFRKRGVLIIGSGNMVHNLGMVAWNKLQEPEYGYDWALEANEKMKSFIKTSNHASLINFKAQGKAFELSIPTPEHYLPLLYVLGLKNDKDDVKIFNDKAIGGSLTMTSVGVGELSV from the coding sequence ATGGCAAATCAACCAATCATTAAAACAGACTCAACTATTCATGAAAAACAAGAACAAAAAGCAAAAAAGAACAGTATGTCTGAAAAATTGATGCCGGCTCTTTTTTTGGGTCATGGCAGCCCAATGAACGCTATTGAAGAAAATGATTTTGTGAAAACCTTTCGCTCCATTGGTCAATCGTTGCCAAAACCTAAAGCAATTTTATGTGTTTCGGCACATTGGGAAACAAAAGGAACGTTGGTTACTGCCATGCCCACACCCCGAACAATACATGATTTTGGTGGTTTCCCCAAAGAGCTTTATGAGATAAACTATCCTGCACCCGGTAGCCCTGAGTGTGCCGAAAAGGTAAAGCAAGAAGTACAGAAAACAGAAATTGGCCTCGACTATCAATGGGGGTTAGACCACGGGGCGTGGACGGTAATAAAACATCTTTATCCGATGGCGGATGTTCCGGTTTTTCAAATGAGCATTGATTATTCAAAACCCGCACAATACCATTATGAGTTGGCTACGGAGTTGCAACAGTTTAGAAAACGAGGTGTACTGATTATTGGTAGCGGCAACATGGTGCATAATTTAGGCATGGTGGCTTGGAACAAATTGCAGGAGCCTGAATATGGCTATGACTGGGCGTTGGAAGCCAACGAAAAAATGAAATCGTTCATTAAAACCAGTAATCATGCATCTTTAATCAATTTTAAAGCACAAGGAAAAGCGTTTGAACTTTCCATTCCAACACCGGAGCATTATTTACCACTTCTCTATGTTTTGGGTTTGAAAAATGACAAAGACGATGTCAAAATCTTTAACGACAAGGCCATCGGCGGCTCACTTACCATGACATCTGTGGGGGTGGGAGAGCTGTCTGTTTAG
- a CDS encoding NTP transferase domain-containing protein: MMQEAVILAGGKGTRLQSVIKDVPKPMAIVAERPFLTYLLEKLSKNGVQKVVLSVGYKYEVILDYFGQRYKNITIEYAVEETPLGTGGGIKLAMKKCDTPNILVLNGDTFFDVSLKDFCTFHESQNFDVSIALKQMENPSRYGTVKLEQNHISEFKEKDETLKMGHINAGVYCFKKDFFLKNTPNGSFSLEEQFLQKEVAKSGFGGYAEEAYFIDIGIPEDYQKANQYFEQIKF; the protein is encoded by the coding sequence ATGATGCAAGAGGCGGTTATATTGGCCGGTGGTAAAGGCACTCGTTTGCAATCGGTTATTAAAGATGTGCCAAAGCCAATGGCCATTGTGGCAGAAAGGCCATTTCTTACCTATTTGTTGGAAAAACTCAGCAAAAATGGCGTGCAAAAGGTTGTACTGAGCGTTGGGTATAAATATGAGGTAATCTTGGATTATTTTGGTCAAAGATATAAAAACATAACCATAGAATATGCGGTAGAAGAAACTCCATTAGGCACAGGAGGGGGCATTAAATTGGCCATGAAAAAGTGTGATACCCCCAACATTCTTGTGCTGAACGGTGATACTTTTTTTGATGTTTCTCTCAAAGATTTTTGTACGTTTCATGAAAGCCAAAATTTTGATGTTTCCATTGCTTTAAAACAAATGGAAAACCCTTCAAGATACGGCACGGTGAAGCTGGAACAAAATCATATTTCGGAATTCAAGGAAAAAGATGAGACATTGAAAATGGGGCATATCAACGCCGGAGTTTACTGTTTCAAAAAGGATTTTTTTCTAAAAAATACGCCCAACGGAAGTTTTTCGCTCGAAGAGCAGTTTTTGCAAAAGGAAGTTGCCAAATCCGGCTTTGGGGGGTATGCCGAGGAGGCCTATTTTATTGACATAGGAATACCTGAAGATTATCAAAAAGCAAATCAATATTTTGAGCAAATTAAATTTTAA
- the trpS gene encoding tryptophan--tRNA ligase, whose amino-acid sequence MKTVVSGIRPTGKLHLGNYFGAVQSFLHMQENYNAYFFIADIHSLTTHPTPEDLHGSVKQVLVEYLAMGLDPEKSTLFIQSDVPQISELYTYMNMNAYVGELQRSTSFKEKIRKHPDNVNAGLLTYPVLMAVDILIHHADFVPVGKDQLQHLEMTRQFANRFNHLYKTAYFKEPEAFSYSGKLVKVPGLTNNGKMSKSGGGGEADAIYFDDDEKITSKKIMRAVTDSGPEKENQTKPEAIQNLFDIMDLVSDKSTVEHFDSLYNSCNIRYGDFKKQLSEDVLKFVKPIKERIDEIKSDETMLQNVARKGAEKARESAEKTLKEVRQIIGFRKFY is encoded by the coding sequence ATGAAAACAGTAGTTAGCGGCATTCGCCCAACGGGCAAACTTCATTTGGGCAATTATTTCGGTGCTGTGCAGAGCTTTTTGCACATGCAGGAAAATTATAATGCCTATTTTTTTATTGCAGATATTCACTCGTTAACCACTCATCCAACACCCGAGGATTTGCACGGAAGTGTGAAACAAGTTTTGGTGGAATATTTAGCCATGGGTCTGGATCCTGAAAAATCGACCCTTTTTATTCAGAGCGATGTTCCGCAGATTTCGGAACTATATACCTATATGAACATGAATGCCTACGTTGGTGAGCTTCAACGTTCCACTTCATTCAAAGAAAAAATAAGAAAGCATCCTGACAATGTAAATGCCGGATTGTTAACCTATCCAGTGCTTATGGCGGTTGATATTTTGATTCATCATGCTGATTTTGTTCCGGTGGGAAAAGACCAGCTGCAACATTTGGAAATGACCCGTCAGTTTGCAAATCGGTTCAATCATCTATACAAAACAGCGTATTTTAAAGAACCCGAAGCATTTAGTTATTCTGGTAAATTGGTAAAGGTGCCCGGACTTACAAACAACGGGAAAATGAGCAAAAGTGGGGGAGGAGGAGAGGCCGATGCCATCTATTTTGATGATGATGAGAAGATTACGTCAAAAAAAATAATGCGTGCCGTGACCGATTCGGGGCCCGAAAAAGAAAATCAAACCAAACCGGAAGCAATACAAAACCTGTTTGACATCATGGATTTGGTGAGCGACAAATCGACTGTTGAGCATTTCGATTCGCTTTATAATTCGTGCAATATCCGATATGGAGACTTTAAGAAACAATTATCAGAAGATGTTTTGAAATTTGTAAAACCCATTAAGGAGCGAATAGATGAGATAAAATCTGATGAGACCATGTTGCAAAATGTGGCACGAAAAGGAGCTGAGAAGGCTCGGGAAAGTGCCGAGAAAACACTTAAAGAAGTCCGCCAAATAATTGGATTTAGAAAGTTTTATTGA